In Paenibacillus sp. 1781tsa1, one DNA window encodes the following:
- a CDS encoding carbohydrate binding domain-containing protein produces the protein MRRGLAWLVASSLMASLVYPATAGAESVKGQAEVGNVQAKSLHSSVPYTDLSGHWSQSAVTRLQELNVLKGYTDGTFKPTQVISRAEFVMILDRAFGFTGNTATGSYADLTSDNWYYDVMVRANGSGIIEGTDREHLSPQKPITRQDAAVMVDRAFQLSTVTSEDNERLDFQDVDDISSYAKKAITYLVKENILKGFQGKLNPKSPITRAETATMLSAMITDVKSAPGIYDSRVDGNLIIKSTDVTLKNTVVNGNLLLAEGIGEGSVVLQGVTVTGSVIIKGGGSHSIEISNSKLNRVVVDKRGEPVRVAIAGESNIQELHVMQKSILEIASDSLIDSMNIHAEATQTRMDTKGTINKLSVDASDVVINGEKVKQGLRTSMLGEEQQPASSQPGGSTNVTSTPTQSSPEGQSLSTPSNPSNPAGEKPVPATTIPHDQWELVWNDEFNGSAIDSSKWTVQDTGLVYNNEMQYYSPDNTRITKDQNRSVLQIEAKKGPKNGKDYSSGKLISMGKGDWTYGKVVVRAKLPIEKGMWPAIWMMPTDEAHYGGWPASGEIDIMELIGGSQSNNKVYSTLHYDSVKPDGSHGHDQGSLTLPEGETFADDYHDFQVEWLPGMIRFYVDGKLHHEVTNWQTKAAGQPEYYTFPAPFDRPFYLILNLAVGGDWPGSPESSFTSETMNVDFVRVYSYKNLNTWPDVTTSPIEPVQQREPQADGNQLYNDRFAEASGDNGVPSQWKFITNADGVGSVQVVEDEQKGKAAQVSIDAPGTENYSVQLTQMPMYMKKNKKYKIQFDAKASANRTIMSKVNQFEKSWTNYSGDHTFTLTTDWQSYDYTFNMRDGSDNNARFEFNLGLDDKTVWLANVRLIEVGEADPLVVERNTLPDGNFIYNGTFDQGKERLGFWTTSVQESAEAKVSVNNFLKFPIMERQLVVDVTQTNGEPQQVSVNQPELKLEANSTYGFSFDAKADSSRSIDIDVVSSNGHTVQVHQGQNLSLSQEMKTYTGEIIIGDGPAIAQSELRLLFGSSNGKVYVDNVRLTKRGKPLSVNGYAHIPATEAWMMQGLQLEDSVEGGKHVSYMDQGDLLQYKIDVAQEGEYVLSARMASGKSDSEVRFSIQDEQGTIVAQSELNLGDTGGWQTYKTVYFPGVNLTAGKPYYVNFEGADYNTRWVDISKNKIQNSQLAANLNHWELIPNDLTASHEESKGLAINLPGTSEHWWDALLQQGQIELDANKSYRLTFEASASSPKSMQAVLSQNAGDFVKYFEEEVELTADPQSYSYTITMGDTSDSAAILAFGLGYPLPAGEHSINIHNIQLYEVNPNADQGGQPAHVNLISNGDFSKGKDSWFTYADGNAADLEMQVSNQQLHAKIGNAGQNPWDRQVINEGFGIQQGFKYKLTFKAKAEKSRKVGLGIGWVDAAANYEWHGFFGARVDLTPEEQEFTFTFDATEASYANTRISFDLGNIDGAEDGNTTVSLSDVNLINLGPAN, from the coding sequence ATGAGAAGAGGACTGGCATGGTTGGTTGCATCGAGTTTAATGGCTTCGCTCGTTTATCCAGCAACTGCTGGAGCAGAAAGTGTAAAGGGTCAAGCGGAGGTGGGAAATGTGCAGGCGAAAAGCCTGCACTCCTCTGTTCCCTATACAGACCTGTCCGGGCATTGGTCACAATCTGCAGTTACACGGTTGCAAGAGTTGAATGTACTGAAAGGTTATACGGACGGAACATTTAAGCCTACTCAGGTCATTAGCCGAGCTGAATTCGTTATGATTTTGGATCGGGCGTTTGGTTTCACCGGTAATACGGCGACGGGTTCATATGCTGATCTGACTTCAGACAATTGGTACTATGATGTGATGGTTCGGGCCAATGGTTCTGGCATCATTGAAGGCACAGACCGTGAACATCTCTCACCGCAAAAACCGATTACCCGCCAAGATGCAGCGGTTATGGTGGATCGAGCTTTTCAGCTTTCAACGGTTACAAGTGAAGATAATGAACGATTGGATTTTCAGGATGTAGATGATATTTCCAGTTATGCAAAGAAAGCGATTACCTATCTGGTAAAAGAAAATATTTTAAAAGGTTTCCAAGGTAAATTAAATCCCAAATCTCCGATTACACGAGCAGAGACAGCAACCATGTTGTCGGCGATGATTACCGATGTGAAAAGTGCTCCTGGTATATATGACTCCCGGGTGGATGGCAACTTGATTATTAAATCGACGGATGTCACGTTAAAAAATACAGTTGTCAACGGTAATCTGCTGCTGGCAGAAGGCATTGGTGAGGGGAGCGTTGTTCTTCAAGGCGTAACCGTTACAGGAAGTGTCATCATTAAAGGTGGCGGGAGTCATTCCATCGAAATTAGCAACTCCAAGTTGAATCGAGTAGTCGTTGACAAACGTGGGGAACCCGTCAGAGTTGCCATTGCGGGAGAAAGTAACATTCAGGAGCTGCATGTCATGCAAAAATCCATTCTGGAAATCGCTTCAGACAGCCTCATTGATTCCATGAATATTCATGCAGAAGCGACTCAGACCCGAATGGATACCAAAGGTACGATCAACAAATTGAGTGTAGACGCGAGTGACGTTGTTATCAACGGAGAGAAAGTAAAACAAGGATTGCGCACATCCATGTTGGGTGAAGAGCAACAACCTGCTTCATCGCAGCCGGGTGGTTCAACCAATGTGACAAGCACACCAACGCAATCTTCTCCAGAGGGACAATCACTGTCTACACCATCGAACCCAAGCAACCCGGCGGGGGAAAAGCCGGTTCCCGCAACAACGATTCCGCATGATCAATGGGAACTGGTCTGGAATGATGAGTTTAACGGTTCTGCGATCGATTCTTCCAAATGGACCGTGCAGGATACGGGTCTGGTTTATAATAATGAAATGCAGTATTATAGCCCCGATAACACTCGTATTACGAAAGATCAGAACCGAAGCGTGTTACAGATCGAAGCGAAAAAGGGTCCGAAAAATGGTAAGGATTACAGCTCCGGTAAACTGATCTCCATGGGAAAAGGCGACTGGACCTACGGTAAAGTGGTAGTACGTGCGAAGCTTCCTATTGAAAAAGGCATGTGGCCCGCCATATGGATGATGCCTACGGATGAAGCACATTATGGCGGATGGCCTGCCTCTGGTGAGATCGACATTATGGAGCTTATCGGCGGCAGTCAGAGCAATAACAAGGTATATAGCACGTTGCATTATGATAGTGTGAAGCCTGATGGTTCCCATGGACACGATCAGGGAAGCCTTACTCTTCCGGAGGGAGAAACTTTTGCTGACGATTATCATGATTTCCAGGTGGAATGGTTGCCGGGCATGATTCGCTTCTATGTGGATGGAAAGTTGCACCATGAAGTGACTAACTGGCAAACAAAGGCTGCGGGTCAACCGGAGTATTATACATTTCCTGCACCATTTGATCGTCCATTCTATCTGATTCTGAATCTGGCAGTCGGAGGAGACTGGCCGGGCTCACCTGAGAGCAGTTTCACTTCAGAAACAATGAATGTTGATTTTGTGCGTGTGTACTCTTACAAAAATCTAAACACTTGGCCGGATGTAACAACGAGTCCGATCGAGCCTGTACAACAGCGTGAACCACAAGCCGATGGCAATCAACTCTACAATGATCGTTTTGCGGAAGCATCTGGAGATAACGGTGTTCCTTCGCAATGGAAATTCATTACAAATGCTGACGGAGTGGGCAGTGTGCAAGTTGTAGAGGATGAGCAGAAAGGGAAAGCAGCACAAGTTAGTATCGATGCACCAGGGACTGAAAACTATTCGGTTCAACTTACTCAGATGCCCATGTACATGAAGAAAAACAAAAAGTACAAGATACAGTTTGATGCGAAAGCTTCTGCTAACCGTACGATCATGTCCAAAGTGAACCAATTCGAAAAAAGTTGGACGAATTACTCGGGTGATCACACCTTTACACTTACGACAGATTGGCAGTCCTATGATTATACTTTCAACATGCGCGATGGATCAGATAATAATGCCAGATTCGAATTTAATTTGGGATTGGATGATAAAACCGTTTGGCTTGCCAATGTTCGACTGATTGAAGTGGGTGAGGCGGATCCATTAGTTGTAGAACGAAACACACTGCCTGATGGCAATTTCATCTATAATGGTACATTTGATCAAGGCAAGGAACGCCTCGGTTTCTGGACCACCAGTGTTCAGGAGAGTGCTGAAGCCAAAGTCAGCGTGAATAACTTCTTGAAATTCCCGATTATGGAACGTCAACTGGTTGTGGATGTTACGCAGACAAATGGTGAACCACAACAGGTTTCGGTGAACCAACCGGAGTTGAAACTGGAGGCCAATTCAACATATGGATTCTCCTTTGATGCCAAGGCAGATTCATCACGAAGCATCGATATCGATGTTGTCAGCAGTAATGGGCATACGGTGCAGGTTCATCAAGGGCAAAACCTCTCATTGAGTCAAGAAATGAAAACGTATACCGGAGAGATCATCATTGGAGATGGGCCAGCAATCGCACAATCCGAACTTAGACTGTTATTCGGAAGTTCCAACGGCAAGGTATATGTGGACAATGTGCGTCTGACCAAACGTGGCAAACCACTGTCCGTGAATGGCTACGCACATATACCTGCAACCGAAGCCTGGATGATGCAAGGTTTGCAATTGGAGGACTCCGTCGAAGGCGGCAAACACGTCAGCTACATGGATCAGGGAGATCTGCTCCAGTATAAAATCGATGTTGCCCAAGAGGGGGAATATGTACTGTCTGCCCGAATGGCCAGCGGGAAAAGTGATTCTGAGGTACGATTCAGCATTCAGGATGAACAAGGTACAATCGTTGCTCAATCCGAACTGAATCTCGGAGACACGGGGGGATGGCAAACATACAAAACCGTGTATTTCCCAGGGGTCAACTTGACAGCAGGCAAACCCTATTATGTGAATTTTGAAGGAGCAGATTATAATACACGTTGGGTGGATATTTCAAAAAACAAAATTCAGAACAGCCAGCTTGCAGCGAATCTGAATCATTGGGAGCTAATTCCTAATGATCTTACAGCTTCACATGAAGAGAGCAAAGGATTAGCGATTAACTTGCCTGGTACAAGTGAACATTGGTGGGATGCATTGCTGCAACAAGGTCAGATCGAACTGGATGCAAATAAATCATACCGACTTACCTTCGAGGCATCTGCTTCAAGTCCTAAATCCATGCAAGCGGTCCTTTCTCAGAATGCAGGGGATTTTGTGAAGTATTTCGAAGAAGAAGTGGAATTAACTGCGGATCCACAGTCGTATAGTTATACAATCACCATGGGAGATACCTCTGATTCGGCAGCCATACTTGCATTCGGACTAGGATATCCGCTACCTGCAGGTGAACACTCGATTAACATCCATAATATTCAGTTATATGAAGTGAATCCGAATGCAGATCAAGGAGGGCAACCAGCTCATGTTAATCTTATTTCCAATGGAGACTTCTCCAAAGGTAAAGACAGCTGGTTTACCTACGCGGATGGTAATGCAGCTGATCTTGAGATGCAAGTTAGCAATCAACAGCTTCATGCCAAGATTGGTAATGCTGGACAGAACCCATGGGATCGTCAAGTCATCAATGAAGGATTTGGCATACAGCAAGGTTTTAAATACAAATTAACGTTTAAAGCCAAAGCGGAGAAGTCCAGAAAAGTGGGTTTGGGAATTGGATGGGTCGACGCAGCTGCCAACTATGAATGGCATGGATTCTTTGGTGCACGAGTTGATTTGACTCCAGAAGAACAGGAGTTCACGTTTACATTTGATGCAACAGAAGCCAGCTATGCGAATACTCGCATCTCATTTGATCTGGGTAACATCGACGGCGCAGAAGACGGTAACACAACGGTCTCTTTGTCCGATGTCAACTTGATTAATCTGGGTCCTGCCAATTAG
- a CDS encoding DUF6254 family protein, protein MADQKKRKEAAWKSRKQEQHPHGKIKSLKELSSEYEEKPTTN, encoded by the coding sequence ATGGCTGACCAGAAGAAACGAAAAGAAGCTGCCTGGAAGTCACGAAAGCAAGAACAGCATCCCCATGGTAAAATCAAATCGCTAAAAGAATTATCCAGCGAGTATGAAGAGAAACCTACTACGAATTAA
- a CDS encoding NCS2 family permease produces MDKWFKLKERGTSIPTEIIAGITTFFTMVYIVIVNPGILSSTGMDFNGVFIATVLASIVGTLIMGIWSNYPIVIAPGMGLNAFFAYSVVAGYGVSWQVALGAVFIAGILFIILSLTSFRYMLLDAIPASLKHAITAGIGLFITTVGLQNAGIIADSESNLITIGNLAEPMAYLTIIGLIITVVLMAYKVKGYLFIGMVVTAILAWIMGLFQMPESIVSMPQGLTSTALQLDLAGVFSNGLYTIIFTFLLITLFDTTGTMLGVAEQAGLLKEGKFPRSRGALLADAVGTTSGALLGTSPTSAYIESSTGVAAGGRTGLTAVTVSVLLALTLFFTPIVSVISSIPAITSPALIIVGYFMINVISKIKWDDLEEAFPAFLIIILTPLTHSIATGIGVGFIFYPVLKLLRGKGKDVHPIFYIFAVLFFIQLVFLDH; encoded by the coding sequence ATGGACAAATGGTTCAAGCTCAAAGAAAGAGGTACGAGCATTCCCACAGAGATTATCGCTGGGATTACAACATTCTTCACAATGGTATACATAGTGATCGTAAACCCAGGAATACTCAGCAGCACGGGCATGGACTTCAACGGAGTATTTATTGCAACCGTACTGGCAAGTATTGTGGGAACTCTGATTATGGGAATATGGTCCAATTATCCCATCGTCATCGCGCCGGGTATGGGACTGAATGCATTCTTTGCGTATAGCGTCGTTGCCGGGTATGGCGTGTCCTGGCAGGTTGCACTGGGAGCGGTATTTATTGCAGGGATTTTGTTTATTATTTTATCGCTTACATCATTCCGGTACATGTTGCTAGATGCCATTCCTGCTAGCTTAAAACATGCCATAACGGCAGGGATCGGATTGTTTATTACAACGGTAGGTCTGCAAAATGCCGGCATTATTGCCGATTCAGAATCGAATTTGATTACGATCGGAAACCTGGCTGAGCCAATGGCTTATCTGACTATTATCGGATTGATTATTACCGTTGTGCTGATGGCTTACAAAGTGAAGGGTTACCTGTTCATCGGAATGGTGGTTACAGCGATACTTGCCTGGATCATGGGACTATTCCAAATGCCGGAATCGATTGTATCCATGCCGCAAGGCCTGACGTCAACGGCTCTGCAACTGGATCTGGCAGGTGTATTCTCAAATGGCTTGTATACGATCATATTTACGTTCCTGCTGATCACACTGTTTGATACAACGGGCACGATGCTCGGCGTTGCCGAACAAGCAGGATTGCTTAAGGAAGGTAAATTTCCACGCTCGCGTGGCGCACTATTGGCAGATGCCGTAGGAACAACCAGTGGCGCTTTGCTTGGAACAAGCCCAACATCGGCTTACATCGAGTCCAGCACGGGGGTGGCTGCAGGAGGAAGAACGGGACTCACAGCGGTAACGGTAAGTGTGCTTCTTGCTCTGACGTTGTTCTTCACACCGATCGTAAGTGTAATTTCAAGCATTCCGGCGATCACTTCTCCGGCACTGATCATTGTTGGGTACTTTATGATTAACGTTATCAGCAAAATCAAATGGGATGATCTCGAAGAAGCATTTCCTGCCTTCTTAATTATCATCCTTACTCCGCTCACGCATAGTATTGCGACAGGGATCGGCGTAGGTTTCATCTTTTATCCGGTACTCAAGTTGCTTCGCGGAAAAGGCAAGGATGTTCATCCGATATTCTATATCTTTGCGGTATTGTTCTTCATTCAGCTTGTATTCCTGGACCACTAA
- a CDS encoding alpha/beta fold hydrolase: MDVGNTVDITTTGTKGRKKRNLWLKIIGGIVGALVLFMGITFVVHTISNGIEKKKIESYGQYVNVDGKKMNVSIQGSGEQTIVLLPGQGTPSPVLDFKLLIDELTPDYKVVAIEPFGYGLSDQTETERTTENIVSEVHEAVQQLGINRYILMGHSITGLYAATYVNTYPDEVSAFVGIDSSVPNQPGMDVKLPLNFMKFLKQSGLMRVLSKVSGDSDASLAYDEHTKEQMRLISNQVSTNPTLVDELKHLGSNFKNGEKLTYPHDLPMLLFVQSNNEHNPQWIPLHEEQVKQSAQGKMIPMEGSHYLHHTKYKEIAEEFKSYMKQIQ, translated from the coding sequence ATGGATGTGGGAAATACAGTGGATATAACAACAACGGGGACTAAGGGCCGCAAAAAACGGAACTTATGGTTAAAAATAATTGGAGGTATTGTCGGCGCGCTGGTGTTGTTCATGGGCATCACGTTTGTCGTTCATACAATCAGTAATGGGATCGAGAAAAAGAAAATTGAATCGTATGGCCAATATGTCAATGTCGATGGGAAAAAAATGAATGTGTCCATTCAAGGCAGCGGCGAACAAACGATTGTGCTTTTGCCTGGACAAGGAACTCCGTCACCAGTACTTGATTTCAAATTGTTAATCGATGAATTGACGCCTGATTACAAAGTTGTGGCGATTGAGCCTTTCGGTTATGGGTTAAGCGACCAGACCGAAACGGAGAGAACCACCGAGAATATCGTCAGTGAAGTTCATGAAGCTGTACAGCAGCTCGGGATTAACCGCTACATTCTGATGGGCCATTCCATCACGGGACTATATGCAGCGACGTATGTGAACACGTATCCGGATGAAGTTTCAGCTTTTGTCGGGATCGACAGCAGTGTTCCGAATCAACCGGGGATGGATGTCAAATTACCTTTGAACTTCATGAAATTTCTTAAACAATCAGGTCTGATGAGAGTACTTTCAAAAGTGAGCGGTGATTCAGATGCATCACTTGCATACGACGAACATACCAAAGAACAGATGAGGTTGATTTCGAATCAAGTCTCGACAAATCCAACATTAGTAGATGAGCTTAAACACTTGGGTTCCAATTTCAAAAATGGAGAAAAGCTTACTTACCCTCATGATCTGCCGATGCTGCTCTTCGTTCAATCCAATAACGAGCATAACCCGCAGTGGATACCACTGCATGAAGAACAAGTCAAACAATCGGCACAGGGCAAAATGATCCCAATGGAAGGATCACATTACCTGCATCATACGAAATACAAAGAAATCGCCGAGGAATTCAAATCTTACATGAAACAAATCCAATAG
- a CDS encoding MATE family efflux transporter — translation MDAENLHYFEKAPIAKAVAHFAVPMMLGTSMSVIYSILNAYFLGTLGNTAMLTALALTLPLFSVIMALGNLIGIGSGTFISRLLGEKKVDDLKHVSSFAFYSSLVLGIIVIAVGLPLIEPIVHGLGATPESFGFTKDYVTVMLIGSPFVILFFTLENIVRSEGSAITSMTGMILSVVINIILDALFIFVFHWGVIGVASATVISNLVASAFYAFHMSYKSQFLTVSLKWFKVTKDILSNVLKIGVPVFVMSVFLGAMSLILNLFLVEYGDQAVAGYGISSRLLQFPEFILMGLCEGVVPLIAFSFTANKLRMKQTIGFTIKSILALAVLFGVIVYLISDHLIGLFTTDPQLIEMGSYILHVTFLSLFITGMTSLFMGIFQATAQGTAAFVMSIIQGITLIPVLYIANQMNGFHGVIWSLVIADAVAFLVGAIMLYVLRTKLQPDMAQLVQ, via the coding sequence ATGGATGCAGAAAACCTCCATTACTTTGAAAAAGCACCAATCGCCAAAGCCGTAGCTCACTTTGCTGTCCCAATGATGCTAGGCACGTCAATGAGTGTTATTTACTCCATCTTGAACGCCTATTTCCTTGGTACACTGGGTAATACGGCAATGTTAACCGCACTCGCATTAACTTTACCTTTATTCTCGGTCATCATGGCCCTTGGTAATTTAATTGGTATAGGTAGCGGTACATTCATCTCCCGTTTACTGGGAGAGAAAAAAGTAGATGATTTGAAGCATGTATCTTCATTCGCCTTTTACAGTAGTTTAGTATTGGGAATTATTGTGATTGCCGTTGGGCTCCCGCTGATCGAACCAATCGTTCATGGGCTGGGCGCAACGCCTGAGTCCTTCGGATTTACGAAAGACTATGTGACGGTTATGCTTATTGGTTCACCATTTGTCATTTTATTTTTCACGCTGGAGAATATTGTGCGCTCAGAAGGTTCAGCAATTACCTCAATGACCGGTATGATTCTCAGTGTTGTTATAAATATTATCCTCGATGCGCTATTCATTTTTGTCTTCCATTGGGGTGTGATCGGGGTTGCATCTGCTACTGTTATATCCAACTTGGTTGCAAGTGCATTTTACGCTTTCCATATGAGTTATAAGAGTCAATTCTTAACCGTCTCCCTGAAATGGTTCAAGGTGACCAAGGACATCTTGAGCAATGTATTAAAAATTGGAGTTCCCGTCTTTGTTATGAGTGTCTTCTTAGGTGCAATGTCGCTTATTCTTAATCTTTTTCTTGTTGAATATGGAGATCAGGCTGTTGCGGGGTATGGAATCTCATCACGTTTATTGCAATTTCCTGAGTTTATTCTGATGGGCTTGTGCGAGGGAGTTGTGCCGTTGATTGCCTTCTCATTCACAGCGAATAAATTACGCATGAAACAAACGATTGGATTCACGATCAAATCTATTTTGGCGTTAGCCGTCCTGTTCGGTGTTATTGTTTATCTGATCTCTGACCACTTGATTGGTTTATTTACGACTGACCCTCAATTAATTGAAATGGGTAGCTACATTCTCCATGTGACCTTCTTATCCTTGTTTATTACAGGAATGACTTCTTTGTTTATGGGGATCTTCCAAGCAACAGCCCAAGGAACCGCGGCGTTTGTTATGTCCATCATTCAAGGGATTACACTAATTCCTGTCTTGTATATCGCTAATCAAATGAACGGCTTTCATGGAGTGATCTGGTCGCTCGTTATTGCGGATGCCGTGGCGTTCCTAGTTGGGGCCATCATGTTATATGTTTTGCGTACCAAATTGCAGCCGGATATGGCACAATTGGTACAGTAG
- a CDS encoding TetR/AcrR family transcriptional regulator C-terminal domain-containing protein, giving the protein MKKQQPQISEDKILETSWHLLAEEGIEKFSMRRLADKLGIQAPSLYWYFKSKQALYQRLANQISKIILDEFHAEGDWKEQMEGLALTVRNVLSRYPCSTQLMMMTLPHEPDMIRFTNRMLLCMESTPLEQEQKLQAVLTLVNYVFYFVLDDYQHQRNISAVIKDQETLQGEEMIQLLDSMSEKEAGIFSRMYKSGMFEVMGTEGAFEFGLKLILLGIEQVVKEHEK; this is encoded by the coding sequence ATGAAAAAACAACAGCCTCAGATTTCGGAAGATAAGATTCTGGAAACCTCGTGGCATCTTCTGGCGGAAGAGGGCATTGAGAAATTCAGCATGAGACGCTTGGCAGACAAGCTAGGGATTCAGGCTCCATCTCTATACTGGTACTTCAAGAGCAAGCAGGCACTCTACCAGCGTCTGGCCAACCAGATATCGAAAATTATTCTGGACGAGTTTCACGCCGAAGGGGATTGGAAAGAGCAAATGGAAGGGCTTGCGCTAACCGTACGGAATGTGCTCAGCCGATATCCTTGCTCCACACAGCTCATGATGATGACGCTACCCCACGAGCCGGACATGATCCGCTTCACCAACCGCATGTTGCTCTGCATGGAATCAACACCACTAGAGCAAGAGCAGAAATTACAGGCCGTTCTTACACTGGTCAACTATGTATTCTATTTCGTACTGGACGATTATCAGCATCAGCGCAATATATCAGCCGTTATTAAGGATCAGGAAACACTTCAGGGTGAGGAGATGATCCAACTTCTGGACTCCATGAGTGAGAAGGAAGCTGGAATCTTCAGTAGGATGTATAAGAGCGGTATGTTTGAGGTGATGGGAACCGAAGGAGCTTTCGAGTTCGGCTTGAAGCTTATATTGCTGGGGATCGAACAAGTGGTTAAAGAGCATGAGAAGTAG
- a CDS encoding VOC family protein, whose protein sequence is MSQKIWMNLPVKDVVKSTTFFNEIGFQGENVGNERAQLVIGSTTILLFPDATFEKFTGAKITDTSHSAEVIFSIGADSREEVDAFIQKVETAGGTIFGKPGETDGWMYGAGFADLDGHRWNLLYMDESKMPKGN, encoded by the coding sequence ATGTCACAAAAAATCTGGATGAACCTGCCGGTGAAAGATGTTGTGAAATCCACTACCTTTTTCAATGAGATTGGATTCCAAGGGGAGAATGTTGGCAACGAGAGAGCCCAGCTTGTCATAGGCTCAACAACGATTCTACTGTTTCCGGATGCAACGTTTGAGAAATTTACAGGTGCAAAAATCACAGATACTTCCCATAGCGCAGAAGTTATATTTTCCATTGGTGCTGACAGCAGAGAGGAAGTTGATGCGTTTATTCAAAAAGTAGAGACTGCCGGAGGAACCATCTTTGGCAAGCCGGGTGAAACGGATGGCTGGATGTATGGCGCAGGATTTGCCGACCTGGACGGTCATCGCTGGAACCTGCTTTATATGGATGAGAGCAAAATGCCGAAAGGTAATTAA
- a CDS encoding metalloregulator ArsR/SmtB family transcription factor, translating into MSGNQTKKDVSTSTRRAIIDLLKERGGMDVVALSSQFSLSGMAIRQHLNALKGEGLVTTVEEARPMGRPTKLWILTPAANRFFPSGYSDLSVSLINSMKEAFGNEGLDKLLDVRNKNMQKQYLEYLGAASDVREKLEKLAEIRTNEGYMAEVKEQDDGSLLFIEKHCPICEAAAVCTGLCKNELHLFKTVLGDNVHIERGEYILAGGRNCVYTVRQNKP; encoded by the coding sequence ATGAGCGGAAATCAGACTAAAAAGGATGTCTCAACCAGTACCCGGAGAGCGATTATTGATCTGTTAAAGGAGCGCGGGGGAATGGACGTTGTCGCACTCTCCTCTCAGTTTTCGTTATCCGGAATGGCTATTCGTCAACATCTGAATGCGCTAAAAGGAGAAGGATTGGTTACTACTGTGGAAGAAGCCCGTCCCATGGGTCGCCCCACCAAGCTATGGATATTAACTCCCGCGGCTAATCGTTTTTTCCCGAGCGGATATTCGGATTTATCCGTCAGCCTCATCAATTCGATGAAAGAAGCTTTTGGTAATGAAGGGCTGGACAAGCTGCTGGATGTTCGAAATAAAAATATGCAAAAACAATATCTTGAGTATCTAGGCGCTGCATCAGATGTTAGAGAGAAGTTGGAGAAATTAGCCGAAATTCGTACAAATGAAGGTTATATGGCCGAGGTTAAGGAGCAGGATGATGGCAGTCTCCTATTCATCGAGAAGCATTGTCCTATCTGTGAAGCTGCCGCGGTATGTACCGGTTTATGCAAGAATGAGTTACATTTATTCAAAACGGTTCTAGGCGATAATGTTCATATTGAACGGGGAGAATACATTCTTGCCGGAGGAAGAAACTGCGTGTACACCGTTAGGCAAAATAAACCATGA